One region of Bdellovibrio bacteriovorus genomic DNA includes:
- a CDS encoding sensor histidine kinase, with protein MENTPVNDDFLPPGPQEFKKRRREIFLVLLVSFLFGLLTWFEIRLFATSQQLPFVHSIFFFGLVNFNIILLLLLLFMIFRNVVKVFVERQGKVFGSSLKAKLIAAFVAFSFVPTVLMFIISVFYINSSFDKWFSAKMAGVLKSSIEVTNAYYFNAKKDNYHFAHKIADSIRTVKNPNEIKRRIENLREEFSLDAVEYYPSLFGKRVVSAAEDDTVPNVPAVSLEFLQKGIKLQAEASIIHQFGDGNLVRVIVPVQEGSEKGAIVVSSFLPLSLISKMNDISTAYDEFRDINPLEYPLKSIYLYILVLMTFVILLAATWFGFYLAKQLSIPIVQLGRATRRVAGGDYTPLQIQAGSEEINDLISSFNQMTVTLEKTLEELDQHARYTDTVLKNVSAGVISVDEHGVVTTINRHAAHLLKIDPEKYIGKSVRDLLTLEYFRTFAELQKTMADHKVESIQKELRLNVQGEALPLLMTLSILKDEKGHEMGKILVFDDLTPIANAQRAAAWTEVARRIAHEIKNPLTPIKLSAERLQRKFGASITDPAFSECTTMIVKQVDGLKNLVNEFSNFARLPQARPVVANLNSVVEESLGLYRQAHGNVKFVFSKDTDLPDFKFDPDQIKRVIVNLVDNSVSAVAKEPQATVEIVTRYDKDIKTVRLTVSDNGEGIPAADRSRIFEPYYSTKEGGTGLGLAIVKRIIEDHNGFIRATANEPKGVKMVIEMPVNEVGAWKPAGE; from the coding sequence ATGGAAAACACCCCTGTAAACGACGATTTTTTGCCTCCTGGTCCTCAGGAATTTAAGAAACGACGCCGCGAGATCTTTTTAGTTCTTTTGGTGTCGTTTTTATTTGGTCTTCTGACGTGGTTTGAAATTCGTCTTTTCGCCACCAGCCAACAGCTTCCGTTTGTTCACAGTATCTTTTTCTTCGGTCTTGTAAACTTCAACATCATCTTGTTGTTACTTCTTCTGTTCATGATCTTCCGCAACGTTGTGAAGGTTTTCGTCGAAAGACAGGGGAAGGTTTTCGGTAGCAGCCTAAAAGCCAAATTGATCGCCGCCTTCGTGGCGTTTAGTTTTGTTCCGACCGTCTTGATGTTCATCATCTCGGTCTTTTATATCAATTCGAGTTTTGATAAGTGGTTCAGTGCAAAGATGGCGGGCGTTTTAAAAAGCTCCATCGAAGTCACGAACGCTTATTACTTTAATGCGAAGAAAGACAATTACCACTTCGCTCACAAGATCGCAGACTCTATTCGCACGGTTAAAAATCCGAACGAGATCAAAAGGCGCATTGAAAACTTGCGTGAAGAATTCAGTTTGGATGCCGTGGAATACTATCCTTCATTGTTCGGTAAGCGTGTAGTTTCTGCGGCCGAAGATGATACTGTCCCAAACGTGCCGGCGGTGTCTTTGGAGTTCTTGCAAAAAGGTATTAAGCTTCAGGCCGAAGCCAGTATCATTCACCAGTTCGGCGACGGGAACTTGGTGCGCGTGATTGTGCCTGTGCAAGAAGGTTCAGAAAAAGGAGCGATCGTCGTCTCTAGTTTCTTGCCATTGTCGTTGATTTCCAAGATGAATGACATCTCGACGGCTTATGACGAATTCCGAGATATCAATCCGCTGGAATATCCTTTGAAGTCGATCTACCTTTATATCTTGGTTTTGATGACCTTTGTGATCCTGCTTGCCGCAACCTGGTTTGGATTCTATCTGGCAAAACAACTTTCTATTCCGATCGTGCAACTAGGTCGTGCCACTCGCCGAGTTGCCGGGGGCGATTACACACCTTTGCAAATTCAGGCTGGCTCTGAAGAAATCAATGACTTGATTTCAAGCTTTAATCAGATGACCGTAACCCTGGAAAAGACGCTGGAGGAGCTAGATCAGCACGCGCGCTACACAGATACAGTTTTAAAGAACGTCAGCGCGGGTGTTATCTCCGTTGATGAACACGGTGTTGTTACAACAATCAATCGTCATGCGGCTCATCTTTTGAAGATTGATCCTGAAAAATACATTGGGAAGTCTGTGCGTGATCTTTTAACGTTGGAATACTTCCGCACTTTCGCTGAATTGCAGAAGACCATGGCTGATCACAAAGTCGAAAGTATTCAAAAGGAGCTTCGCCTGAACGTGCAAGGGGAGGCCTTGCCTCTTTTGATGACTCTTTCGATTTTGAAGGATGAAAAAGGCCACGAGATGGGCAAGATCTTGGTGTTTGACGATTTGACTCCGATTGCCAATGCCCAACGCGCGGCTGCTTGGACGGAAGTGGCCCGTCGTATCGCGCATGAAATTAAAAATCCACTGACCCCTATCAAACTTTCCGCGGAGCGCCTGCAAAGAAAGTTCGGCGCTTCAATCACGGATCCGGCATTCAGTGAATGTACGACGATGATTGTAAAACAGGTGGATGGATTGAAGAACCTGGTGAATGAGTTTAGTAATTTTGCGCGTCTGCCGCAAGCACGTCCGGTGGTGGCTAACCTGAATAGCGTGGTTGAAGAATCTTTAGGGCTTTATCGACAAGCTCATGGGAACGTGAAATTTGTTTTCTCGAAAGACACTGACCTCCCAGACTTTAAATTTGACCCCGATCAGATCAAACGAGTGATCGTCAATTTGGTCGATAACTCGGTTTCCGCTGTTGCAAAAGAGCCACAGGCCACAGTGGAAATCGTGACTCGATACGACAAGGACATCAAAACCGTGCGTTTGACGGTGTCAGACAATGGTGAAGGTATTCCTGCGGCAGATCGAAGTCGCATTTTTGAGCCATACTACTCTACAAAAGAAGGCGGAACTGGGCTAGGCTTAGCCATTGTGAAAAGGATCATCGAAGATCATAATGGATTCATTCGTGCGACAGCCAATGAACCCAAAGGGGTCAAGATGGTGATCGAAATGCCAGTCAATGAAGTAGGTGCTTGGAAACCTGCTGGCGAGTAG
- the ribH gene encoding 6,7-dimethyl-8-ribityllumazine synthase encodes MGLKVGVVTARFNNEITEKLEEGAISYLESCEGVEIFAALVPGAVELPLACQAFLDAGCDGVIALGAVIRGETSHYDYVCNSVTDGITRLMLDYKKPIGFGVLTTENEEQALARAGGAHGNKGEEAAQVVMEMIGLTQEIPATLKTAAMMAKPKAAKSSKAASKTQKKKKKAKK; translated from the coding sequence ATGGGACTTAAAGTTGGAGTAGTAACAGCTCGTTTTAATAATGAAATCACTGAAAAACTGGAAGAGGGAGCGATCTCTTACTTAGAGTCTTGCGAAGGTGTTGAGATTTTCGCGGCTTTGGTTCCAGGGGCGGTAGAGCTTCCCTTAGCTTGCCAAGCTTTCCTTGATGCAGGCTGTGACGGCGTTATTGCTTTGGGGGCGGTGATCCGTGGTGAAACTTCTCACTACGATTATGTTTGCAACTCTGTGACTGATGGTATCACTCGTTTGATGCTTGATTACAAAAAACCAATCGGTTTTGGCGTGTTGACGACGGAAAATGAAGAGCAGGCTTTGGCTCGCGCTGGCGGCGCTCACGGAAATAAAGGTGAAGAAGCGGCTCAAGTTGTTATGGAAATGATCGGTTTGACTCAAGAGATTCCTGCGACTTTGAAAACAGCAGCGATGATGGCCAAACCTAAGGCGGCGAAGTCCTCGAAAGCCGCATCAAAAACACAAAAAAAGAAGAAAAAAGCAAAAAAGTAA
- the ribB gene encoding 3,4-dihydroxy-2-butanone-4-phosphate synthase: MSFNTIPEIIEDIRNGKMVILVDDEDRENEGDLILATDHVTTQAVNFMITEARGLVCLTVTAQQIERLQLPLMVRDDMNFAPNKTAFTVSIEASEGISTGISAADRAHTLRVAANPHAKPSDIHMPGHIFPIRAQQGGVLKRAGHTEASVDLARLAGLNPAAVICEVMNPDGSMARVGDLKEFAKKHNLKIGTIVDLIAYRLANETLVEELASVDLPASFGEGLKARVFRSTVDGLEHLVIQKGEITPETETLVRVHVDNFTRDFMAVLQRGASTVLESIKLINEQSSGAFVLLRGNNRTQGLVQELNVLVGMEDVRPSTPLMDERDYGIGAQILREIGAHKIRLLTNKPEKKVGLKAFGIEIVEIVAIENVKGHK; the protein is encoded by the coding sequence ATGTCATTTAATACAATCCCTGAAATCATCGAAGACATTCGTAATGGAAAAATGGTCATCCTTGTCGATGATGAAGATCGCGAAAACGAAGGAGATCTGATTCTAGCAACGGATCACGTCACGACTCAGGCCGTGAATTTCATGATTACTGAAGCCCGCGGTCTTGTGTGTTTAACGGTGACGGCTCAGCAGATCGAACGTTTGCAACTTCCTTTGATGGTACGCGACGACATGAACTTTGCGCCGAACAAAACTGCGTTCACGGTGAGTATCGAGGCCTCTGAAGGAATCTCGACCGGTATTTCAGCGGCGGACCGCGCTCACACTCTTCGTGTGGCGGCGAACCCTCACGCAAAACCTTCCGACATTCATATGCCGGGACATATTTTCCCTATTCGTGCTCAGCAAGGCGGTGTTCTAAAGCGCGCCGGTCACACAGAGGCCAGCGTGGACTTAGCTCGTTTAGCGGGATTGAATCCAGCAGCGGTGATTTGTGAAGTCATGAATCCAGATGGCAGCATGGCTCGCGTCGGTGATCTTAAAGAGTTCGCGAAAAAGCATAATCTGAAAATTGGAACCATCGTTGATTTGATTGCGTATCGTTTGGCCAATGAAACTTTGGTCGAAGAACTTGCAAGCGTTGATTTGCCAGCCTCTTTCGGTGAGGGTTTAAAAGCTCGTGTCTTCAGAAGTACCGTGGATGGACTTGAGCACTTGGTGATCCAAAAAGGTGAAATCACACCTGAGACTGAAACTTTGGTGCGTGTTCATGTCGATAATTTCACTCGTGACTTCATGGCGGTCTTACAAAGAGGCGCCTCCACAGTTCTTGAAAGTATAAAGCTCATCAATGAGCAAAGCTCGGGCGCTTTTGTCTTGCTTCGTGGAAACAACCGCACGCAAGGTCTTGTGCAAGAATTGAATGTTCTTGTTGGTATGGAGGATGTTCGTCCTTCAACGCCGCTGATGGATGAACGTGATTATGGCATCGGTGCGCAAATTTTGCGCGAAATCGGTGCACACAAGATTCGACTTTTGACGAACAAGCCAGAAAAGAAAGTCGGCCTGAAAGCTTTCGGAATTGAAATTGTAGAAATCGTAGCTATTGAAAATGTAAAGGGGCACAAGTAA
- a CDS encoding riboflavin synthase, which translates to MFSGIVESVMPILSSQELDNAYRIQVKKPSEFNDIKLGDSIACDGVCLTVEAFNDEQMTFALAAETIKVLNWNPESWIGKKVNLERSLRFGDRIHGHLVTGHVDSLGEVLRSDLEGESLFIDVKVKDSILPFVWKKGSITLNGVSLTVNELKDNIVSVCLIPETIKRTNLGEIKKGSSVNVEPDYMARAIQRSLEVRKD; encoded by the coding sequence ATGTTTTCAGGAATCGTAGAATCGGTGATGCCTATTCTGAGTTCTCAAGAACTCGATAATGCCTACCGAATTCAAGTTAAAAAACCGAGTGAATTCAATGACATAAAGCTTGGCGACAGCATCGCCTGTGACGGGGTTTGCTTGACCGTTGAAGCTTTCAATGACGAGCAAATGACCTTTGCTTTGGCGGCAGAGACTATCAAAGTTCTTAACTGGAATCCGGAAAGCTGGATTGGCAAAAAAGTGAACTTAGAAAGATCCCTGCGTTTTGGTGATCGTATTCACGGCCACCTTGTTACTGGGCACGTAGATAGTTTGGGTGAGGTTCTTCGTTCTGATCTTGAAGGCGAATCCCTGTTCATTGATGTGAAGGTGAAAGACAGCATTCTTCCGTTTGTTTGGAAGAAGGGCAGCATCACTTTGAATGGGGTCAGTCTGACGGTGAACGAATTGAAAGACAATATCGTGTCGGTGTGTTTGATTCCTGAAACTATCAAACGCACGAATTTAGGCGAAATAAAAAAAGGTTCTTCAGTGAACGTCGAGCCCGACTACATGGCTCGTGCGATTCAGCGCTCTCTTGAAGTAAGGAAAGACTAA
- a CDS encoding DUF2127 domain-containing protein encodes MSGLQVIALFEFLKGLTVLTAGLGFLEFLHYRAQHVGEHFLAHAGLNAHHQIPKPLAQYISGLTDQNMQLLAIGIIAYCFMRWLEAYGLWREKSWAQWLGILSGGIYLPYEFYELLFHFSWIKVLITLVNITIVVYLVRTREQKRV; translated from the coding sequence ATGTCGGGCCTGCAAGTCATTGCTCTGTTTGAATTCCTAAAGGGATTGACGGTGCTGACAGCAGGCCTGGGTTTTTTAGAATTCCTGCATTACCGCGCGCAACATGTCGGCGAACACTTCTTAGCACACGCGGGTCTCAATGCGCATCATCAGATTCCTAAGCCGCTAGCTCAGTATATTTCAGGTCTTACTGACCAAAACATGCAGCTTTTGGCCATCGGAATTATTGCCTATTGTTTTATGCGTTGGCTTGAGGCCTATGGATTATGGCGCGAAAAATCTTGGGCTCAATGGTTAGGAATCTTGTCTGGAGGCATTTACCTCCCCTACGAATTTTACGAACTTCTATTTCATTTTTCGTGGATTAAGGTGCTTATCACTTTGGTGAACATTACGATCGTGGTTTACCTGGTGCGCACGCGTGAACAAAAAAGAGTTTGA
- the clpB gene encoding ATP-dependent chaperone ClpB has product MSNDIEKMTRKSQEAMQAAAKLAERKGSPSVEPEHLLMELVQQSEGIVPRLLDKVGVQQAQFLTELRNKIERFPQVTGGSQKLFASARLEKVFKLAEDEAQAWGDSYISTEHFFLAMLKSGDPELNGLFKKNKVTPDNIKQALQEMRGNQKVTDDDPENKYEVLKKYGRDLTALAAEGKLDPVVGRDEEIRRVVQVLSRRTKNNPVLIGEPGVGKTAIAEGLALRIIKHDVPDNLVGKKLMSLDMGALIAGAKYRGEFEDRLKAVIKEVTSSDGQIILFIDELHTLVGAGKTEGAMDAGQLLKPALARGELRCIGATTLDEYRKYIEKDAALERRFQTVMVEEPSVEDAITILRGLKEKYEVHHGIRITDSALVSAVKLSHRYITNRFLPDKAIDLIDEAASKLGIETRSVPEEIDKIERELMQLRIEKEALKKEKDESSKERLGVIEKELTRLNAQNQLLREQWEFEKGGIDQIKKLKADIEDLKLAVSRAEREGDLGKAAELKYGKLPEAEKKLKGLEERSKEQKSTTESRMLKEEVGPEDVAEVVAKWTGIPVSKMLESESQKLLNMEDALKKRVVGQDHALTIVSDAIRRARAEISDPNRPIGTFMFLGPTGVGKTETVKALAEFLFDDEQAVVRIDMSEYMEKHSVARLIGAPPGYVGYEEGGQLTEAVRRRPYSVVLLDEVEKAHPDVFNILLQVLDDGRLTDGQGRTVDFKNTVLIMTSNVGSQSILDPAMNENAKREAVNEALRERFRPEFLNRIDEIVMFHSLGESQISGIVKVQLDLVAQRLKAKKINIDFDQSAVDFLAKKGYDPVYGARPLKRAIQSELLNPLSKEIISGKVKAGDTVHVKGNGQQLSF; this is encoded by the coding sequence ATGAGCAACGATATTGAAAAAATGACGCGAAAAAGCCAGGAGGCCATGCAAGCGGCCGCAAAGTTGGCTGAGCGTAAAGGCAGCCCCTCTGTCGAACCAGAACATCTTCTTATGGAGCTGGTGCAGCAGTCCGAAGGCATTGTTCCTCGATTGCTGGATAAAGTGGGCGTGCAACAGGCCCAATTCCTGACGGAACTTAGAAACAAAATTGAGCGTTTTCCGCAAGTCACCGGCGGTAGCCAAAAGCTTTTTGCCAGTGCCCGATTAGAAAAAGTCTTTAAATTAGCTGAAGATGAAGCCCAAGCCTGGGGAGATTCTTACATCTCTACCGAGCACTTCTTCCTTGCGATGTTAAAAAGCGGGGACCCTGAATTAAACGGCCTGTTTAAAAAGAATAAGGTTACTCCGGATAATATTAAGCAAGCCTTGCAGGAAATGCGCGGCAATCAAAAAGTCACGGATGACGATCCTGAAAACAAATACGAAGTTTTAAAGAAGTATGGACGTGATCTGACGGCTCTAGCGGCCGAAGGAAAATTGGATCCTGTCGTAGGCCGCGATGAAGAAATTCGTCGCGTGGTGCAAGTTCTTTCTCGTCGTACCAAAAACAACCCGGTTCTTATTGGTGAACCCGGGGTGGGTAAGACGGCGATTGCTGAAGGATTGGCTCTAAGAATTATCAAACACGACGTGCCCGACAATTTAGTTGGTAAGAAACTCATGTCTTTAGATATGGGAGCTTTGATCGCCGGCGCCAAATACCGCGGTGAATTCGAAGATCGTTTAAAGGCGGTCATTAAAGAAGTGACCTCCAGTGATGGGCAGATCATTTTGTTCATTGATGAGCTTCACACGTTAGTAGGTGCAGGGAAGACGGAAGGCGCAATGGACGCCGGCCAGCTTTTAAAACCTGCCTTGGCTCGCGGGGAATTGCGCTGTATCGGGGCGACGACGTTAGATGAGTATCGTAAATATATCGAGAAAGACGCCGCGCTTGAAAGACGTTTCCAAACAGTGATGGTGGAAGAACCGAGTGTTGAAGACGCCATTACCATTTTGCGCGGCTTAAAAGAAAAATACGAAGTTCATCATGGTATTCGCATCACCGATTCAGCGTTGGTTTCGGCCGTGAAACTTTCTCATCGTTATATTACGAATCGCTTTTTACCGGATAAGGCCATCGATCTTATCGACGAGGCGGCAAGTAAACTCGGTATTGAAACTCGCTCGGTTCCTGAAGAGATCGATAAGATCGAACGCGAACTGATGCAGCTTCGTATTGAAAAAGAGGCGTTGAAGAAAGAAAAAGACGAAAGCTCGAAAGAACGCTTGGGAGTCATCGAAAAAGAACTCACTCGCTTGAACGCGCAAAACCAACTTTTGCGTGAGCAGTGGGAGTTTGAAAAAGGTGGCATTGATCAGATTAAAAAACTCAAAGCCGACATCGAGGATTTGAAGCTTGCAGTGTCACGCGCTGAGCGCGAGGGCGATCTGGGGAAAGCGGCTGAACTGAAATACGGAAAGCTTCCCGAAGCTGAAAAGAAACTCAAAGGCTTGGAAGAACGTAGCAAAGAACAAAAGAGCACGACGGAAAGTCGCATGTTGAAAGAAGAAGTCGGCCCGGAAGACGTGGCCGAGGTTGTGGCGAAGTGGACAGGTATTCCGGTCAGCAAAATGCTTGAAAGTGAGTCCCAAAAACTTCTGAACATGGAAGACGCTTTGAAGAAACGCGTAGTCGGCCAAGATCATGCATTGACGATAGTTTCGGATGCCATTCGTCGCGCACGCGCTGAAATTTCAGATCCGAATCGTCCTATTGGAACCTTTATGTTCTTGGGGCCAACAGGTGTGGGTAAAACTGAAACGGTCAAGGCTTTGGCGGAATTCTTATTCGATGATGAACAAGCCGTCGTTCGCATTGACATGAGTGAGTACATGGAAAAACACTCTGTGGCTCGCTTGATCGGGGCACCTCCGGGATACGTGGGTTACGAAGAGGGTGGTCAATTGACAGAAGCCGTTCGACGTCGTCCTTACAGCGTCGTCCTTTTGGATGAGGTTGAAAAAGCTCATCCGGATGTCTTTAACATTCTTTTGCAAGTGTTAGATGACGGGCGTTTGACAGATGGACAAGGTCGCACTGTCGACTTTAAGAATACGGTTTTGATCATGACCTCCAACGTTGGCTCGCAGTCGATTTTGGATCCAGCCATGAACGAAAATGCCAAGCGAGAAGCGGTGAATGAAGCTTTGCGCGAACGTTTCCGTCCAGAGTTTTTAAATCGTATTGATGAGATCGTGATGTTCCATTCTTTAGGTGAATCACAAATCTCTGGTATTGTGAAAGTGCAGTTAGACCTTGTTGCGCAAAGATTGAAAGCGAAAAAGATCAATATTGATTTTGATCAAAGCGCGGTCGATTTCTTGGCAAAAAAAGGTTACGACCCGGTGTACGGAGCCAGACCTTTAAAACGTGCGATTCAGTCAGAACTTTTGAATCCGCTTTCCAAAGAGATTATTTCTGGCAAAGTAAAAGCCGGTGACACCGTTCATGTCAAAGGGAACGGACAACAACTGAGCTTTTAA
- a CDS encoding flagellin, producing the protein MGMRVTTNISAINAQRNLVGSQRAINDSMAKLASGSRINKAADDAAGLAISEGLKAQIRSAAQAQRNANDGISMVQTAEGGLNEIGNIVVRLRELGIQAASDTVGETERGMLNKEVQQLKSEIQRISSVTTWGTTKLLDGSSPKFDFQVGLFNNAEEDRISFNAGENVATLDALGLSGVDFSSKEGAQDALAMLDNAQTSISGTRANLGALQNRLTSTVDNLGVAQENLSAANSRIRDTDVAQASSEMTRNNILLQAGTSTLAQANQSNQLALKLIG; encoded by the coding sequence ATGGGAATGAGAGTAACAACTAACATCAGCGCGATCAATGCTCAACGTAACCTAGTTGGTTCACAAAGAGCGATCAACGACTCAATGGCGAAACTTGCTTCTGGTAGCCGTATCAATAAAGCGGCAGACGATGCAGCAGGTCTTGCGATCTCTGAAGGCTTGAAAGCTCAGATTCGTTCTGCAGCACAAGCTCAAAGAAATGCGAACGATGGTATCTCAATGGTTCAAACTGCTGAGGGTGGCTTGAACGAAATCGGTAACATCGTGGTTCGTCTTCGTGAGTTGGGAATCCAAGCGGCTTCTGACACTGTTGGTGAAACAGAGCGTGGCATGTTGAATAAAGAGGTTCAGCAATTGAAATCTGAAATTCAACGTATCTCTTCTGTAACTACTTGGGGTACTACTAAACTTCTAGATGGTTCATCTCCGAAGTTTGATTTCCAAGTTGGTTTGTTCAACAACGCTGAAGAAGATCGTATCTCTTTCAACGCTGGTGAGAACGTTGCAACTTTGGACGCTCTTGGATTGAGTGGTGTAGACTTCTCTTCTAAAGAAGGCGCTCAAGATGCTCTTGCAATGCTTGATAATGCTCAGACTTCAATCTCTGGAACTCGCGCTAACCTTGGTGCCCTTCAGAACAGATTGACTTCGACTGTTGACAACTTAGGTGTTGCTCAAGAGAACTTGTCTGCAGCTAACAGCCGTATTCGTGACACAGACGTTGCTCAAGCATCTTCAGAGATGACTCGTAACAACATCTTGTTGCAAGCTGGTACTTCAACATTGGCTCAAGCTAACCAATCTAACCAATTGGCTCTTAAGTTGATCGGTTAA
- a CDS encoding YdcF family protein, whose product MTVLGILLFYFLAAELYVYGFSRNGSLTDYDYILLLGANGDLTSTVTRDRASNAAKAKSRWPHAQLILSGDERRGEVAVYKILLAKEGHTDFLEEGESKNTWDNMQNSRPLMAQTDPRVLIVTSEYHQPRALAMARSLGMKAEAFGEDPRRYKKALLFFIKERFSNLKYFPQMLFHKIF is encoded by the coding sequence ATGACTGTTCTAGGCATTCTCTTATTTTATTTTCTAGCGGCGGAACTGTATGTTTATGGATTTTCCCGCAACGGCTCACTGACTGATTATGACTATATTCTTTTATTGGGTGCGAACGGGGATTTAACGAGTACCGTGACCCGCGATCGCGCCAGTAATGCGGCAAAAGCTAAAAGTCGTTGGCCGCATGCGCAGCTGATACTTTCTGGCGATGAAAGACGGGGAGAAGTGGCCGTCTATAAAATCCTTCTAGCGAAGGAAGGTCATACGGACTTTTTGGAAGAAGGAGAAAGCAAAAACACCTGGGACAATATGCAAAATAGCCGGCCTTTAATGGCTCAGACAGATCCCAGAGTTTTGATTGTAACATCAGAGTATCATCAACCGCGAGCCTTAGCGATGGCTCGGTCTTTAGGAATGAAGGCAGAGGCGTTTGGAGAAGATCCTCGCAGATACAAAAAAGCGCTCTTGTTTTTCATCAAAGAGCGCTTTTCCAATCTTAAATATTTTCCGCAAATGCTCTTTCATAAAATCTTCTAG
- a CDS encoding aminotransferase class V-fold PLP-dependent enzyme translates to MYKHLYQRFLEAHPQELHFACHSHHYWPDVSRDAHIQYWDDSARYVDDKWAHIFSVKVPRAQQLIAEVLNISHSEQIVFAPNTHEFVFRLLSSLDWKKKIRILTTDSEFYSFDRQINRLSEMENFEVVKVPTLPFETFHERFEAEMARGTWDLIFLSHVFFNSGLVCEVHRLATKAPQGSMFVIDGYHSFMAVPLDFSALQDRVFYIAGSYKYAQGGEGACFLYVPPQTRHRPFHTGWFAELSHLSAVGNQVGYPQDALQYAGSTMDFSALYRLTAVLEKFKSEGLNVAKIHQTIKDNQQTFLASLEKIQHPVLNRKNLFISASATTEHGHFLTFECPSVEATQALVHQLKQAKVQTDSRGTRLRFGFGLYHDNGDLLELVRRIETLA, encoded by the coding sequence ATGTACAAGCATCTTTACCAGCGTTTTTTAGAAGCCCATCCCCAAGAACTTCATTTTGCCTGCCACAGTCATCACTATTGGCCGGATGTTTCTCGGGACGCTCATATTCAGTATTGGGATGATTCTGCTCGTTACGTGGATGATAAGTGGGCGCATATTTTTTCGGTGAAGGTGCCAAGGGCGCAGCAGCTGATCGCCGAGGTTTTAAATATCTCGCATTCGGAGCAAATCGTTTTTGCGCCGAATACACACGAGTTCGTATTTCGACTGTTAAGCTCTTTGGATTGGAAAAAGAAGATCCGTATTTTAACGACGGATTCCGAGTTTTACAGTTTTGACCGTCAGATCAACCGCCTTTCCGAGATGGAAAATTTTGAAGTGGTCAAAGTTCCGACTTTACCATTTGAAACTTTCCACGAAAGATTTGAAGCCGAGATGGCGCGCGGTACTTGGGATCTGATTTTCTTAAGCCATGTGTTCTTCAACTCGGGCTTGGTTTGCGAGGTCCATCGCTTAGCCACGAAAGCTCCGCAAGGAAGCATGTTCGTTATTGATGGGTACCATAGTTTTATGGCTGTACCTTTGGATTTTTCTGCGCTTCAAGATCGCGTCTTTTATATCGCGGGTTCTTATAAATATGCTCAAGGTGGCGAAGGGGCTTGCTTTCTTTATGTTCCACCGCAGACGCGACACCGCCCATTTCATACCGGCTGGTTTGCAGAACTTTCTCATCTGTCGGCGGTGGGCAATCAAGTGGGATACCCGCAAGATGCTCTTCAATATGCGGGAAGCACCATGGACTTTTCCGCACTTTACCGCCTGACGGCAGTTTTAGAAAAATTTAAATCTGAGGGTTTGAATGTCGCTAAAATCCATCAAACGATCAAAGACAATCAGCAGACCTTTTTAGCTTCTTTAGAAAAAATTCAACATCCGGTATTAAACCGCAAGAATCTATTTATCTCAGCGTCTGCCACCACCGAGCACGGACACTTTCTGACTTTTGAGTGTCCTAGCGTTGAAGCCACTCAGGCCCTTGTTCACCAACTTAAGCAAGCGAAAGTCCAAACGGACTCTCGAGGGACTCGGTTGCGTTTTGGCTTCGGTCTCTATCATGACAATGGCGATCTTTTAGAACTGGTGCGCAGAATTGAGACTCTAGCATAA
- a CDS encoding MarR family winged helix-turn-helix transcriptional regulator, translated as MAKLFIQTLPSKEELRVSASRIHDAVDSQALYANLLFMKVANDMENYLDSLLAPHNLSSGRFTLLFLLGDAPEGMMPSELSNRVGVTQATISGLINGLEKAELVKRELHEKDGRSFVIKITEKGQALVKEIFPQWAPKISTFWNQINNEDLNRFTGVLENMVKSTGVLTK; from the coding sequence ATGGCTAAATTATTCATTCAAACTCTGCCTTCTAAAGAAGAACTAAGAGTCTCGGCGTCGCGAATCCACGACGCCGTGGATTCACAAGCGCTCTACGCGAATCTTCTTTTCATGAAGGTGGCAAATGACATGGAAAACTATTTAGATAGTTTGCTAGCGCCGCACAACTTGTCCAGCGGTCGATTCACGTTGTTGTTCCTATTAGGGGACGCACCAGAGGGAATGATGCCTTCGGAGCTATCAAATCGCGTTGGCGTAACTCAGGCCACGATTTCAGGACTCATCAATGGACTTGAGAAGGCTGAATTGGTGAAGCGTGAGTTGCATGAAAAGGATGGACGTTCTTTCGTGATCAAGATCACAGAGAAGGGACAAGCTTTGGTGAAGGAAATCTTCCCGCAATGGGCGCCAAAGATTTCTACGTTCTGGAATCAGATCAACAATGAAGACTTAAACAGATTCACTGGGGTTCTGGAAAACATGGTGAAAAGCACGGGTGTTTTAACCAAATAA